The following are encoded together in the Cololabis saira isolate AMF1-May2022 chromosome 5, fColSai1.1, whole genome shotgun sequence genome:
- the kti12 gene encoding protein KTI12 homolog produces the protein MERGIRAWFVHHHYCVACTIIMPLIVMCGYPCSGKTRRAEELKAYFDENTERRVIIVGDGVLGVERNHVYADSQNEKKLRASLKAEVERKVSKDDIVILDSLNYIKGYRYELFCLIKHAQTPHCLVYCLTSDEQSSCWNTNRDAAEQYNQETLDALVQRFEAPDSRNRWDSPLFTILKDDELPLQDISDALFKRKAPRPNQSTQSQPLSSSNYLYELDKITQEVLMAIFNAQKTSVPGDLISVSGATEKVELTRNINMAELRKFRRQFISYSKMHPTENTGQIANIFVQYLNKSLH, from the exons atggaacgcggcataagagCGTGGTTTGTGCACCACCACTACTGCGTAGCTTGTACAATAATCATGCCCCTAATAGTGATGTGTGGCTACCCGTGCAGTGGTAAAACACGGAGGGCAGAAGAGCTAAAGGCGTATTTTGATGAAAACACTGAGAGGAGGGTGATTATTGTTGGGGACGGAGTCCTGGGAGTTGAAAGAAACCACGTTTACGCAG ATTCTCAAAACGAAAAAAAACTCAGAGCGTCTCTTAAAGCTGAGGTGGAGAG GAAAGTCAGCAAGGATGACATTGTTATTCTGGACTCATTAAATTACATAAAAG gtTACCGGTATGAACTGTTTTGCCTCATCAAACATGCGCAGACGCCACACTGCCTT GTGTACTGTTTGACATCGGATGAGCAGAGTTCATGTTGGAACACAAACAGAGATGCTGCTGAGCAGTACAACCAGGAAAC CCTTGATGCCTTAGTTCAAAGATTTGAAGCTCCAGACTCCAGAAACAGGTGGGACAGCCCTCTCTTCACTATCCTGAAGGATGACGAACTTCCACTTCAGGACATTTCtgatgccctttttaaaagaaaagctccCCGCCCAAACCAGTCCACTCAGAGT CAACCGCTGTCTTCTTCAAACTACTTGTACGAGCTGGACAAGATTACTCAAGAAGTGTTAATG GCAATTTTTAACGCTCAGAAGACGAGTGTTCCTGGGGATCTCATCTCGGTATCGGGAGCAACAGAAAAA GTGGAGCTCACGAGGAACATCAACATGGCAGAGCTGCGGAAATTTCGGCGGCAGTTCATCAGCTACAGCAAGATGCACCCAACAGAGAACACGGGGCAGATTGCTAACATCTTTGTTCAGTATTTAAATAAGAGTCTtcattga